GCCCCGGCGGGCATGTGCTATGGTCTGAACGCATTGCTGGCGCAGCGCAGCGCGGACGCTCGAACCTGGTCAGGGCCGGAAGGCAGCAGCCATAAGGGATGATTCGCGGGTGCCGCTGCTCACCGGCAATGCTTTTTTCATGCCAACCATCAGGGGCGGCCCCGTCGCGATGTCCGGGGCCGCCCCTGCGTTCAACCGGCTGTGCAACCGGGTCGGGGGTCAGCGGGTCAGGCGGTCCAGTTCGCTCTGCGCGCCGCTCAGGCGGGCCAGCCGCACCTCGCGTTCCGTCAGGACGTGCGCCGCCCTCGTGAAGACCTCGCCGCGCTCCGGCCACGCGCCCACCCCCGTCCAGATCAGCACGTCGCCGGGCAGCTGACGGTGGGCGGGCAGGGCCGGGTCCAGCAGCGGATGCAGGGTGAGCGGGGAGATCAGCGTCATGCGCCCAGCGTGCCCCCGCCCGGTCAGGCCCGCGTCCCCGCAGGGTCAGCCCCGCGTCACGCCCACCCGCACACGTCGGCGCGCCCGGTCAGCGGGTCTTGGGCTGCAGGACCAGCGCCTGCGTCTCCTTCACGACCGCCAGGTCCCGCAGGCGCTCGCCGTCCAGATCCCCGGCCTTCACCAGCGCGTCGGCGCGCCTGCGGTCGATCGTGGCGACCTCCAGCGCGGCGGCGTCCCCGAACACCTCCCGGAAGCGGTCCAGCGGGTACTCGATGCGCCGCGAGGCCTTCAGGGTCGCGCGGTACAGGTCCGTCTCGGCGTGCTCGCCGCCCTGCAGCGCCGCCTTGATCTGCGCGCCCAGCTCGTCCCGTTCGGCTTCCAGGCCCAGGATCGTGTCGCGCAGGGTCGCGTAACGCTCGAGCAGGTCGGTCAGCGTGTCCATCCGCGCAGCATACCGGGGGGCCCGACGTGACTGGACGGGGTTCAGCGGCCGCGCCGGGCCGGGGCGTAGCATGCCGCGCATGGACGATTCCGCCACGCAGATCGCCGCCGACCTCGAGCGCCGCATCCTGGACGCCATCCGCCGGGGCGCGAGCATGGAGGACATCGCGGACATCAAGGAGTCCGACGTCGCCACGCCCGACGCCGCCATCCAGTCCCTCAAGGACGGCAACGCCCGCTTCTTCAGCGGTCAGGCCACCCGCCCGGAGATGAGCGCCAACGAACGCCGCGCGCAGATCATGGGCCAGACGCCGTACGCCGCGATCCTCGCGTGCAGCGACAGCCGCGTGCCGGTCGAACTGGTGTTCGATCAGGGCCTGGGGCAGCTGTTCGTGGTGCGCGTCGCCGGGAACGTCGTCGGCGAGGCCGGACTGGGCACCCTGGAGTACGCCATCCGCCACCTGGACGTGCACCTCGTGGTCGTGATGGGCCACGAGGCCTGCGGCGCGGTCGCCGCCGCGCTGCTGCCCGAGGAACGCGTCGCGGAGGAACCCCACCACCTCCAGAACCTGATCCGCCGCATCCAGCCCAGCCTGCAGGCCATGCCCGCCATCCGCGACAAGAAGGCCCGCATGCGCGAGGCGGTCCTGAACAACGTCCGCTACCAGGTCAGCCTCCTGCGCGACGAGCCTGTCATCCGCGAGGCGGAGGCCACCGGGCAGATCCGCGTGATCGGCGCGTACTACGAGATCGGCAGCGGCGCCGTGGATTTCCTGGTCGACGAGGAAGACCTGCGGCCCTGACCGGGTGCCGATGGCTGAAAGCAGATGGCAGATGGCCGGGGCTGGTGAGCCACCAGGCATCTGCCATGAGCCTTCTGCGTTCAGATCACGAATTCGCCCGCGCGCATGACCGCCTCGCGCTGGCCGTCCTTCGTGATGCCGTCCACGTCGATCTGATCACTGCCGATCATCCAGTCCACGTGCGTCAGGCTGTCGTTGCCACCCTTGGCATTGAAGTCCTCGAGGCTCATGTCCACGCCGCCCTTCACGTTGAAGCGGTATGCGCTGCCGATCGCGATGTGCGAGGCGGCGTTCTCGTCGTACAGGGTGTTGAAGAAGAACAGGCCCGAGCGGCTGATCGGGCTGGAGTGCGGCACCAGCGCCACCTCGCCCAGGCGGTGGCTACCCTCGTCCGTCTCGATCATCTTCAGCAGCGCGCCCTCGCCCTTCTCAGCGCTGGCCCCCGTGATGCGCCCATCCTTGAACTCGATGCGGATGCCGTCGATCAGCGTGCCGTTGTACGACAGCGGTTTGGTGCTCACGACCGTGCCGTCCACCCGTTCGCGGTGCGGGGCGGTCCAGACCTCCTCGGTGGGGATGTTCGCCGTGAACGTGATCCCGCCGGGCGTGTCGGCCGCGCCGCCGCCCCACACGTGATCGTCCGCGAGGCCCACCGTCAGGTCCGTCCCGCCGCCCCGGAAGTGCAGCGCGGCGTACTGCTTGCCGGTCAGCAGGTCGCGGCGGCGCTTCAGGTCACCCAGGTGCGCCTCCCACAGCGCCACCGCGTCGGGCTGATCGGCGCGGGTCGCGGCGAAGATCGCGTCCCACTGCTGCGCGACGGCCTGCTCGGCGCTCGCGTCGGGGAACATCAGCTCCGCCCAGCCGCTGACCGGCGCGCTGATCAGATTCCAGTTCAGGCGGTTCGTCATCACCTGCGCGGTGTACGGGCGGCGGTACGCCGCGACCGTCCGCTGGTGAGTCGCCACCCGCTCGGGGTTCACGCCGCCCAGCAGGTTCGGGTTCGTCGCGCGGATCGCCAGGACCGCGCCGCCCGCCTCGGCGGTCTCGATCTCGGCGTCCACCCGCCAGCGGCTGATCTGCTCGAACGTGCCGTCCGGTGCCAGCTCGAAGCGCGCCAGCTGCACGTCGTCATCGTCCCAGCGGACGTCCACGAAGCTCGCACCCGCCGCGTACGCCTCGCGCACCACCAGGCGCGCCAGCTGCGCCGTCTCCACCGGGGCCTGCACCAGCACGCGCTGCCCGGGCTTCACGCCCAGGCCCACCCGCACCGCCAGTCGCGCGTAGTTGCGCAGCTTCTCGTCAAAAGTCAGGGTCATGCCCGGCAGGATAGCCACGCCACCCCCACAGATACAAAGCGCGTCCCGCCAGCCCGGCATGCCCTTGACGGATTCCGGAACGCCCCCTATAGTTTTGGGGCTGGATGTCGAGGCGTAGCGCAGCCTGGTAGCGCACTACCTTGGGGTGGTAGGGGTCGTGAGTTCAAATCTCGCCGCCTCGACCAGCACGGAAGCTCCTCCTAGAGGGGCTTCCTTCTTTTTGTTCCGCACAGCTTGTTCCGTGCAGTCGAAAGCGCCGTCCCTGTTCATGGGGCGGCGCTTTCGACTTGGCCGGGCGGTTACGCCCGTTCGATCAGTGTTCCGGCGGTGTCGATGGGGAAGTCCAGCACGCGGCCCTCCAGGCCGTTGCGCTTCATCACGCCGTGCAGGTAGGCGTGCAGGGGCGCGGTGGGTTCGCGGGTGTCGTGGAAGCACAGCACGGTGGGTCCGGCGCCGCTGAGGGCCGCGCCGAGCGCGCCGTGCTTCCAGGCTTCTTCCAGGATGTCGCTCAGGCCCGGCACCAGTGGCGCGCGCCAGATCTGGTGGATGTAGTCCTGCATGGCGTGGCGCAGCAGGTCCAGGCGCCCCTGCGCGAGCGCGGCGGCCAGCAGCGCGGCGTGCGACAGGGCGTGCACGGCGTCGGCTCGGCTGTACTCCTTGGGCAGCACGGCGCGGGCCTTGCTGGTGCTCAGCTCGAAGTCCGGGATCAGGACGGTCACGCCCAGGTGGGTGGGCGGGTCCAGCCGGACGTAGTGCGTGCCCAGCTTGTCCAGTGTCGCGACGACGATCCCGCCGAACAGGGCCGGGGCGACGTTGTCCGGGTGCCCTTCCTCGCGCGCGGCGACGTCCAGCACCGCCAGGTCGTCCAGGGGGCGGCCCAGCAGTTCGTTCCCGGCGACGATCCCGGCGACCAGCGCGGCGGCGCTGCTGCCCAGCCCGCGCGCGAGGGGCACGTCGGTCTCTATTTCTATACGGGCGGGGGGCAGGGGGCGACCGGCGCGCCGCGCGGCGAGTTCCATGGCGCGGTACACGTAGTTGGTCTCGTCGGCGGGCGTGCCGTCCAGTTCCGGTCCCAGGGGAACGACCTGGGTGGTGGCCTGTGGCGTGACGCGCAGCGTGGTGTACAGCGGCACGCTCAGGCCCAGGCTGTCGAAACCGGGGCCGAGGTTGGCGCTGCTGGCCGGGGCGCGCACCGTGAACGGTGTGGTCTGGGGTGGGGGTGGTGTTCCGGGCATGTGGTGGGGCCTCCGTGTGCCCGCCATGCTACCCAGCCGCCCGCCGAGCGGGGGGGGCCGGGATAGGGCAGTGGGGTCCGGCGGGGAATAACTGTCTTACGGGTC
This region of Deinococcus sp. JMULE3 genomic DNA includes:
- the thrB gene encoding homoserine kinase, which encodes MPGTPPPPQTTPFTVRAPASSANLGPGFDSLGLSVPLYTTLRVTPQATTQVVPLGPELDGTPADETNYVYRAMELAARRAGRPLPPARIEIETDVPLARGLGSSAAALVAGIVAGNELLGRPLDDLAVLDVAAREEGHPDNVAPALFGGIVVATLDKLGTHYVRLDPPTHLGVTVLIPDFELSTSKARAVLPKEYSRADAVHALSHAALLAAALAQGRLDLLRHAMQDYIHQIWRAPLVPGLSDILEEAWKHGALGAALSGAGPTVLCFHDTREPTAPLHAYLHGVMKRNGLEGRVLDFPIDTAGTLIERA
- a CDS encoding aminopeptidase, encoding MTLTFDEKLRNYARLAVRVGLGVKPGQRVLVQAPVETAQLARLVVREAYAAGASFVDVRWDDDDVQLARFELAPDGTFEQISRWRVDAEIETAEAGGAVLAIRATNPNLLGGVNPERVATHQRTVAAYRRPYTAQVMTNRLNWNLISAPVSGWAELMFPDASAEQAVAQQWDAIFAATRADQPDAVALWEAHLGDLKRRRDLLTGKQYAALHFRGGGTDLTVGLADDHVWGGGAADTPGGITFTANIPTEEVWTAPHRERVDGTVVSTKPLSYNGTLIDGIRIEFKDGRITGASAEKGEGALLKMIETDEGSHRLGEVALVPHSSPISRSGLFFFNTLYDENAASHIAIGSAYRFNVKGGVDMSLEDFNAKGGNDSLTHVDWMIGSDQIDVDGITKDGQREAVMRAGEFVI
- a CDS encoding carbonic anhydrase, producing MDDSATQIAADLERRILDAIRRGASMEDIADIKESDVATPDAAIQSLKDGNARFFSGQATRPEMSANERRAQIMGQTPYAAILACSDSRVPVELVFDQGLGQLFVVRVAGNVVGEAGLGTLEYAIRHLDVHLVVVMGHEACGAVAAALLPEERVAEEPHHLQNLIRRIQPSLQAMPAIRDKKARMREAVLNNVRYQVSLLRDEPVIREAEATGQIRVIGAYYEIGSGAVDFLVDEEDLRP